One window of Quercus robur chromosome 5, dhQueRobu3.1, whole genome shotgun sequence genomic DNA carries:
- the LOC126725443 gene encoding homeobox-leucine zipper protein GLABRA 2, with the protein MGVDMSNNPPSSRTKDFFASPALSLSLAGIFRDAGAAATPNMEVEEGDEGSGGGGRRDDMVEISSENSEPLRSRSDDEFDGEGEPEDDGADGDKNKKKKRKKYHRHTAEQIREMEALFKESPHPDEKQRQQLSKQLGLAPRQVKFWFQNRRTQIKAIQERHENSLLKTEMEKLRDENKAMREQINKACCPNCGTATTSREAALTTEEQQLRIENARLKAEVEKLRSALGKYPPGTSSPSCSTGNDQENRSSLDFYTGIFGIEKTRIMEIVNQAMEELTKMATAGEPLWIRSVETGREILNYDEYMKEFSIENSNNARPKRSIEASRETGVVFVDLPRLVQSFMDVNQWKEMFPCLISKAATVDVISHGEGPNKNGAVQLMFAELQMLTPMVPTREVYFVRFCKQLSAEQWAIVDVSIEKVEDNIDASLVKCRKRPSGCIIEDKSNGHCKVIWVEHLECQKSPVHTMYRTIVNSGLAFGARHWMATLQLQCERLVFFMATNVPMKDSTGVATLAGRKSILKLAQRMTWNFCRAIGASSYHTWTKVSSKTGEDIRITSRKNLNDPGEPLGVILCAVSSVWLPVSPHVLFDFLRDEAHRSEWDIMSSGGPAQSIANLAKGQDRGNSVAIQTMKSKENSMWVLQDGCTNAYESMVVYAPVDITGMQSVMTGCDSSNMAILPSGFSILPDGVESRPLVITSRQEEKSTEGGSLLTIAIQILTNTSPTAKLSVESVESVNTLISCTLRNIKTSLQCEDG; encoded by the exons ATGGGCGTGGACATGTCGAATAATCCACCCTCTTCTCGTACCAAAGACTTCTTTGCCTCTccagctctctctctcagccTT GCCGGGATTTTTCGCGATGCCGGCGCAGCAGCCACACCGAACATGGAGGTGGAAGAAGGGGATGAAGGAAGCGGAGGAGGTGGCCGGAGAGATGACATGGTGGAGATTAGTAGTGAAAACTCGGAGCCTCTGAGGTCAAGGTCCGACGATGAATTTGACGGTGAAGGAGAGCCTGAAGATGATGGTGCTGATGGagacaagaacaaaaagaagaagagaaagaagtaTCATAGGCACACTGCTGAGCAAATTAGAGAAATGGAAGC GCTATTTAAAGAGTCACCCCACCCAGATGAGAAGCAAAGGCAACAACTAAGCAAGCAATTAGGCCTAGCTCCTAGGCAAGTCAAGTTCTGGTTTCAAAATCGTCGAACCCAAATTAAG GCTATACAAGAGCGCCATGAGAATTCTTTGTTGAAGACAGAAATGGAGAAACTCCGAGACGAAAACAAAGCCATGAGGGAGCAAATAAATAAAGCTTGCTGTCCCAATTGTGGCACTGCCACCACTAGCCGAGAAGCTGCTTTGACTACGGAGGAACAACAGCTCAGAATTGAAAATGCCAGACTCAAAGCTgag GTAGAAAAACTTCGATCAGCTCTAGGGAAATACCCTCCAGGGACATCCTCACCTTCATGTTCAACTGGCAATGACCAAGAGAATAGAAGCTCTTTGGATTTTTACACTGGGATTTTCGGGATTGAGAAGACGAGGATAATGGAGATAGTAAATCAAGCAATGGAGGAGCTCACAAAGATGGCTACTGCAGGAGAACCATTATGGATTCGAAGCGTTGAGACTGGTCGGGAAATACTTAATTATGATGAGTACATGAAAGAATTCTCTATCGAAAACTCAAACAATGCGCGGCCAAAGAGATCCATTGAGGCATCAAGAGAGACTGGAGTTGTTTTTGTGGATCTCCCACGTCTTGTTCAGAGTTTCATGGATGTG AATCAATGGAAGGAAATGTTTCCATGCTTGATCTCAAAGGCAGCCACTGTTGATGTTATCTCCCATGGAGAAGGTCCTAATAAAAATGGCGCTGTACAACTT ATGTTTGCAGAACTGCAAATGCTCACACCAATGGTACCCACTAGAGAAGTGTACTTCGTCAGATTTTGCAAGCAATTGAGTGCTGAACAATGGGCCATTGTGGATGTTTCTATAGAAAAAGTTGAGGATAATATTGATGCATCCCTTGTGAAATGCAGAAAACGCCCATCTGGTTGCATCATAGAGGATAAATCAAATGGCCACTGCAAG GTGATTTGGGTAGAGCACTTGGAATGCCAGAAAAGTCCAGTTCATACCATGTACCGCACTATTGTTAACAGTGGTCTAGCCTTTGGTGCAAGGCATTGGATGGCTACACTGCAACTCCAATGTGAACGGCTTGTTTTCTTCATGGCAACCAATGTTCCCATGAAGGATTCAACTG GTGTTGCCACACTGGCCGGGAGGAAAAGCATATTGAAGTTGGCACAAAGGATGACATGGAATTTTTGCAGAGCAATTGGAGCATCAAGCTATCATACATGGACCAAGGTGTCGAGTAAGACAGGGGAAGACATCAGGATAACTTCTAGGAAGAACTTGAATGACCCTGGAGAACCTCTTGGGGTGATCTTGTGTGCAGTTTCTTCTGTATGGTTGCCTGTCTCTCCTCATGTCCTATTTGATTTCTTAAGAGACGAAGCTCACCGGAGTGAG TGGGATATAATGTCAAGTGGAGGTCCAGCACAATCCATTGCAAACTTAGCTAAAGGGCAAGATCGTGGCAATTCAGTGGCCATTCAG ACGATGAAATCAAAAGAGAACAGCATGTGGGTACTTCAAGATGGCTGCACCAATGCATACGAGTCTATGGTGGTCTATGCTCCAGTGGACATTACTGGCATGCAGTCTGTGATGACAGGATGCGACTCTAGCAACATGGCCATCTTACCTTCAGGATTTTCGATTCTTCCAGATGGGGTCGAGTCAAGGCCTTTAGTGATTACATCTAGGCAAGAGGAGAAGAGCACAGAAGGAGGGTCTTTGCTTACAATAGCAATCCAGATCCTAACTAATACCTCTCCCACAGCAAAGCTTTCCGTGGAGTCTGTGGAGTCTGTTAACACTTTAATATCATGTACCCTAAGAAACATTAAGACAAGCTTGCAGTGTGAGGATGGTTGA
- the LOC126725444 gene encoding 30S ribosomal protein S17, chloroplastic: MAFTHSLLQLPPIHSLKLSTPFLHGSTPLSLFSKPTSSLTSPTPQSHSFTFLPPIRAMKSLQGKVVCATNDKTVAVEVVRLAPHPKYKRRVRKKKKYQAHDPDNKFQVGDIVQLEKTRPISKTKTFLAVPVLNRNLKKKDTEKEELGIPLESQQQA; the protein is encoded by the coding sequence ATGGCTTTCACACACTCTCTCCTCCAACTCCCTCCCATACACTCCCTCAAACTCTCCACTCCATTCCTCCATGGCTCCACTCCTCTCTCCCTCTTCTCAAAACCCACTTCCTCTCTCACCTCACCAACCCCACAATCCCACTCCTTCACCTTCCTCCCTCCCATCAGAGCCATGAAATCACTTCAAGGCAAAGTGGTTTGTGCCACAAACGACAAGACCGTGGCTGTGGAAGTGGTTCGCTTAGCACCTCACCCAAAGTACAAGAGGCGTGtcaggaagaagaagaagtaccAAGCTCATGACCCAGATAACAAGTTCCAGGTTGGGGACATTGTGCAGTTGGAGAAAACCAGACCCATTAGCAAGACCAAGACTTTTTTAGCTGTACCAGTGCTAAACaggaatttgaagaagaaagacaCTGAAAAAGAGGAGCTTGGGATTCCGTTGGAGTCTCAGCAGCAGGCTTAG